The Candidozyma auris chromosome 1, complete sequence genome includes a region encoding these proteins:
- a CDS encoding cation-translocating P-type ATPase, with protein MSDKKLNHMSSTVSLESSVVKDDDSDTSFSKDKPEDDRIRFAESERHYGISVPARAKRRLSFHSLGKGGDDDLFTIRERVQPDVVLPTIFKTISHEVDNTSEAKVELDPTASKFAGVTFHSDDPEKLFVDFDTDSTYGLSIAQSAARVKEFGYNVQSKPPSRLLKKIFMYFFGGFGILLMTGGILCIICWKPLGNPDPAVSNLILGIILLFVFLAQALFNFFQDFSSSRVMDSIHNMIPVETLVVREGNIEQVDSKLLVPGDIIKFGAGVKVPADVRIIEASADLAFDRSILTGESLATPATANSDPPRSNYLESNCIAMQGTFVVSGAGRGIVVATGDNTIFGTIAKLTSKPKKGLTPMQWEIIRFVMMTSSIIITLVILIVILWCAWLNKDHKGWLSVSGLIVDIVSVAVAFIPEGLPIALTTCLIITANQMRKSKILCKTLSTVETLGSVSVLCFDKTGTLTKNNMMVTDICKGLQNTPVYNTASEEADNETHDELTTHFLTICSLCNDTTVSKSGSLNGNATDKAVFAYADAIVPKWELEQKWSSRFKIAFNSKDKYMANLLDANSSYQLSEKSWSQIGITLPYGEEESYSLLTVKGAPDILLKNCSSYLHKESNDVSVKNLDSEALASIKKIQDQWSREGKRVIMVASKMVQPSTIDFNDRFKATDQLRSEISSDLTLVGLLGIEDPPRKDIDVVIRRLRDAGVKIVMITGDFELTGVSIAKQVGIVTGNIDEYQDVVAGAVKEYGSEDTSPIERAVSITGSDLNTLTDEEWARVIRYEELVFTRTTPEQKLLIIKQFQKHKHIIGMTGDGINDSPSLKQADIGISLIDASDIAKEASDIILMNNTGAEDELFNSIIDALEYGRLVFENLRKTIGYLLPAGTYAELWPVLMNVIFGMPQMLSSFLMIIICCITDCAGAIILAYEKSERNLLLKKPRSITQEKLVDWKLFLHSYFTIGTYYCFTSFLVGFINLKRHGYKFTDFSLSYGTYEDLPGVDKIINMSSSIYFVNLVIMQFFNLLAMRTRYLSVFQHSPLKNKYIFVVIPFAFAVTFIVNYIPAINTSLATAQVPVEYYFISLGFGAVVLVYDELRKWCNRRHPNGPLAKIAW; from the coding sequence CCAAAGTCGAGCTTGATCCCACTGCAAGCAAATTTGCTGGAGTCACTTTCCACTCTGATGATCCTGAGAAGTTGTTCGTTGACTTCGACACCGATTCAACTTATGGCTTAAGCATTGCCCAGCTGGCTGCCAGAGTCAAGGAGTTTGGTTACAATGTTCAGTCAAAACCTCCCAGTCgcttgctcaagaagattttcaTGTACTTCTTCGGTGGTTTCGGTATACTTTTAATGACTGGCGGTATCTTATGTATCATCTGCTGGAAACCTTTGGGAAATCCAGATCCAGCAGTTTCAAACTTGATTCTTGGTATCATCTTGCTTTTTGTATTCTTGGCCCAGGCATTGTTCAACTTTTTCCAGGATTTCTCCAGTTCGAGGGTCATGGATTCAATTCACAATATGATTCCGGTGGAGACTTTGGTTGTTCGTGAAGGTAACATTGAGCAGGTTGActcgaagcttcttgttccaGGAGATATCATCAAATTCGGTGCCGGTGTCAAGGTTCCTGCTGATGTCAGGATTATCGAAGCTTCAGCTGACTTGGCTTTTGACCGCTCAATCTTGACTGGTGAATCTTTGGCTACTCCTGCTACCGCAAACTCAGATCCACCGCGTTCGAACTATCTTGAGAGTAACTGCATTGCAATGCAGGGTACCTTTGTTGTGAGTGGTGCCGGTAGAGGTATTGTTGTTGCAACTGGTGATAACACTATTTTTGGCACTATTGCCAAATTGACTTCTAAACCTAAGAAGGGTTTGACTCCAATGCAGTGGGAGATTATTCGTTTTGTTATGATGACAAGTTCGATTATCATTACGCTTGTTATCCTCATTGTCATCCTTTGGTGTGCTTGGCTTAACAAGGATCATAAGGGATGGTTGAGTGTCTCGGGTTTAATTGTCGACATCGTTTCTGTTGCTGTGGCTTTTATTCCGGAGGGTTTGCCCATTGCTTTGACTACATGTTTGATCATCACCGCTAATCAGAtgagaaagagcaaaatcTTGTGCAAAACTTTATCTACTGTCGAAACTTTGGGGTCTGTTAGCGTGTTATGCTTCGATAAAACAGGGACTTTAACGAAAAACAATATGATGGTCACTGACATCTGCAAGGGCTTGCAAAATACTCCAGTCTACAATACAGCATCTGAAGAGGCCGATAATGAGACACATGACGAGTTAACAACTCACTTCCTCACAATTTGCAGCCTCTGCAATGATACCACTGTTTCCAAAAGCGGTTCTTTGAACGGAAATGCTACTGATAAGGCCGTATTCGCATATGCCGATGCTATTGTGCCAAAATGGGAGCTTGAACAAAAATGGAGCTCAAGATTCAAGATAGCTTTTAATTCTAAGGACAAGTACATGGCAAACCTTCTAGACGCAAACTCGTCGTACCAGCTTTCCGAGAAATCCTGGTCCCAAATTGGTATAACATTACCCTATGGAGAGGAGGAGAGCTATTCGTTATTGACAGTAAAAGGTGCTCCAGATATCCTTTTAAAAAATTGTTCTTCGTATCTTCACAAAGAGTCTAATGACGTCTCTGTGAAGAATCTCGATAGTGAAGCACTCGCATCCATAAAAAAGATCCAGGATCAGTGGTCTAGAGAAGGTAAGAGAGTCATCATGGTGGCTTCCAAAATGGTGCAGCCATCCACAATCGACTTCAATGATAGGTTTAAAGCAACTGACCAATTGAGGAGTGAGATTTCCTCTGACTTGACCTTAGTTGGCTTACTCGGCATTGAGGATCCACCAAGAAAGGATATTGACGTTGTCATCAGACGGTTGAGAGATGCGGGGGTCAAAATTGTGATGATAACAGGCGATTTTGAGCTTACTGGTGTATCTATTGCTAAGCAAGTCGGTATTGTCACTGGCAACATTGATGAGTACCAAGATGTTGTGGCTGGAGCAGTAAAGGAATACGGTTCTGAGGATACGAGCCCTATTGAGAGAGCCGTTAGCATTACTGGAAGTGATTTAAATACTCTCACCGATGAAGAATGGGCGAGAGTGATTCGGTATGAAGAGCTAGTCTTCACAAGAACTACGCCCGAGCAGAAGCTTTTAATCATCAAGCAATTTCAAAAGCATAAGCACATTATCGGTATGACAGGTGATGGTATCAACgattctccttctttgaagcAAGCTGACATCGGTATTTCCCTTATTGATGCGTCAGACATTGCCAAAGAGGCATCTGACATAATTTTGATGAACAATACAGGAGCTGAGGATGAACTTTTCAATTCTATTATTGATGCACTCGAGTATGGACGTTTGGTATTTGAgaatttgagaaaaacCATTGGCTACTTGCTTCCTGCCGGTACTTACGCTGAACTTTGGCCCGTGTTGATGAATGTGATCTTCGGTATGCCACAGATGTTGCTgtcattcttgatgataATTATTTGTTGTATCACTGACTGTGCTGGAGCAATCATCTTGGCTTATGAAAAAAGCGAGAGAAACTTGTTGCTAAAGAAACCCCGAAGCATCACGCAAGAGAAGTTGGTCGACTGGAAGTTGTTCTTGCATTCCTACTTCACCATTGGAACATACTACTGCTTTACTTCTTTCTTGGTTGGTTttatcaatttgaagaggcACGGGTACAAGTTCACCGACTTTTCCTTGAGTTATGGAACGTACGAAGACTTACCTGGTGTtgacaaaatcatcaacatgTCGTCTTCGATTTACTTCGTCAATTTGGTCATTAtgcaattcttcaatttgctTGCCATGAGGACCAGATATCTCAGCGTTTTCCAACACTCCccattgaagaacaagtacaTCTTTGTGGTGATCCCATTCGCATTTGCGGTAACGTTCATTGTCAACTACATCCCTGCAATTAACACCTCCTTGGCAACTGCGCAGGTGCCAGTAGAGTACTACTTTATCTCCCTTGGATTTGGTGCAGTTGTGTTGGTCTACGACGAGTTGAGGAAGTGGTGCAACAGAAGACATCCAAATGGTCCCTTGGCCAAAATTGCCTGGTAA
- the PTC1 gene encoding type 2C protein phosphatase PTC1, translating to MASPHGSTQADQPSSTASLSNSTPQNNVPPSADTQDPFNGLSFKVGVAENKNSAYRAKMEDVHTYVANFAEKLDWGYFAIFDGHAGKSTARWCGNNLHTLIEQELLAKEASANCGSGASPSDLCDVKEVFHNVFVKADELIEEEGSGSSGSTAAVAILRWETTEDQTEPAKSKPTKSGKKFDFVPGPQHKRMLYTSNVGDSRIVICRSGKAYRLTYDHKASDPSEIKRVRERGGLIVKNRVNGVLAITRSLGDSYIKNLVTGKPFTTSTEITEEDEFLILACDGVWDVISDTYACKFVKDIFKQQQQNNEPIDPARAAKRLCQLAIDKATTDNVTAMIVKFDSSVFD from the coding sequence ATGGCCCTGCCTCATGGTAGCACCCAGGCAGATCAGCCATCAAGCACCGCCAGCCTTCTGAACCTGACTCCACAAAATAATGTGCCACCGTCTGCTGACACACAAGACCCGTTCAATGGGCtttccttcaaagttgGAGTGGCAGAAAATAAGAACTCTGCCTACAGAGCCAAGATGGAGGATGTGCACACCTATGTCGCCAACTTCGCCGAAAAGCTCGACTGGGGATACTTCGCCATATTCGATGGACACGCCGGGAAAAGCACTGCTCGATGGTGTGGAAATAACTTGCATACATTGATTGAACAAGAGTTGCTAGCTAAAGAGGCGCTGGCAAACTGCGGCCTGGGCGCCTCCCCATCAGATCTATGTGACGTAAAGGAGGTGTTTCATAATGTTTTCGTGAAAGCAGACgagctcattgaggaagaagggAGCGGGTCTTCTGGATCCACTGCTGCGGTTGCGATCTTACGCTGGGAAACTACCGAAGACCAGACTGAGCCGGCAAAGCTGAAGCCAACTAAATCAGGCAAGAAATTCGATTTCGTGCCAGGGCCTCAGCATAAAAGAATGTTATACACATCGAACGTTGGTGATCTGCGAATCGTGATTTGTCGATCTGGGAAAGCATACAGACTAACATATGACCATAAAGCATCGGACCCAAGTGAAATTAAGCGAGTGCGAGAAAGAGGAGGACTAATTGTCAAAAATAGAGTCAATGGCGTTCTTGCAATCACGAGATCGTTGGGAGATTCGTACATAAAAAATCTCGTTACAGGAAAACCGTTCACTACCTCCACAGAAATCACAGAAGAGGATGAGTTTCTAATATTGGCCTGTGACGGCGTTTGGGATGTCATAAGCGATACATACGCCTGCAAGTTCGTTAAAGACATATTtaagcaacaacaacaaaacaaCGAACCCATTGACCCAGCTAGAGCAGCAAAGAGGCTTTGTCAACTAGCCATCGATAAGGCGACAACCGACAACGTCACTGCGATGATTGTCAAGTTTGATTCATCAGTCTTTGACTAG